The following are from one region of the Verrucomicrobiales bacterium genome:
- a CDS encoding DUF5069 domain-containing protein, with the protein MPTITGPDLTQRPPRSPRVRLGGYAMLPRVLDKARASILGKAGEYKYGNPMDQYLFGFAGIAQEALLEQVKTGATDWDLLLWVNAHARPARAPYEVVAWSSWLETMPIGDAEDFEWFTAQVKRLNPKRTDLHTVMDYLDADDHVSFGGQA; encoded by the coding sequence ATGCCAACCATCACCGGTCCCGATCTCACTCAACGTCCGCCCCGCAGCCCACGGGTTCGCCTGGGCGGCTATGCCATGTTGCCTCGCGTACTCGATAAAGCTCGCGCCTCGATTCTCGGAAAAGCCGGGGAGTACAAGTATGGCAACCCAATGGATCAATATCTGTTTGGGTTCGCTGGCATTGCCCAGGAGGCGTTGCTTGAGCAGGTCAAAACAGGTGCGACCGATTGGGATCTGTTGCTCTGGGTGAACGCCCACGCAAGACCGGCTCGCGCACCGTATGAAGTCGTCGCCTGGTCTTCGTGGCTGGAGACGATGCCCATTGGAGATGCCGAGGATTTCGAGTGGTTCACCGCCCAAGTCAAACGGTTGAACCCGAAGCGTACCGATCTCCACACGGTCATGGACTATCTCGATGCTGACGATCATGTCAGCTTCGGTGGGCAGGCCTGA
- a CDS encoding pyridoxamine 5'-phosphate oxidase family protein, producing MAGRYLETYFTPKVLAAQQHYFGRSQSLPPQPETDPLTEEERTFIEARDSFYMATVSENGWPYMQHRGGQPGFLKVVTPNRLAFADYKGNRQMLSTGNLAANDRVALFLMDYPRRERLKILGRARVEDARQHPELVAQIAEPEIRGIVERVVLIEVVSFDWNCPKYITPRFTSAEVEQAVAPLHQRIAELEAQLKARG from the coding sequence ATGGCTGGCCGCTATCTGGAAACCTACTTCACGCCGAAAGTGCTGGCTGCCCAGCAGCATTACTTCGGACGTTCGCAGAGTTTACCCCCGCAACCGGAGACCGACCCTCTCACGGAGGAGGAGCGGACTTTCATTGAGGCACGCGACTCGTTCTACATGGCGACCGTGAGCGAGAATGGCTGGCCATATATGCAGCATCGTGGCGGTCAGCCGGGCTTCCTCAAGGTGGTGACACCGAATCGACTGGCCTTCGCCGACTACAAGGGCAACCGGCAGATGCTCTCAACCGGCAATTTGGCGGCGAATGATCGCGTGGCGCTGTTCTTGATGGATTACCCTCGTCGAGAGCGGTTGAAGATTCTAGGCCGCGCTCGCGTTGAGGATGCCCGCCAACATCCGGAACTGGTCGCTCAAATCGCCGAGCCGGAAATCCGGGGCATCGTCGAGCGAGTGGTGCTCATTGAAGTCGTGTCCTTTGATTGGAATTGCCCGAAGTATATCACTCCGCGGTTTACCTCCGCGGAGGTGGAACAGGCCGTCGCGCCGCTCCATCAGCGCATTGCTGAGTTGGAAGCGCAGTTGAAGGCGCGGGGATGA
- a CDS encoding nuclear transport factor 2 family protein, whose translation MNSRPPFPPFTAETARLKVQAAEDAWNTRDPERVSLAYTEDTEWRNRSEFLHGRAQVVEFLRRKWSREHDYRLRKELWAFTDSRIAVRFEYEFHDESGQWFRAYGNENWEFTPSGLMQRRFASINDLAITEAERKFRWERPVPAK comes from the coding sequence ATGAACTCGCGACCTCCCTTTCCTCCGTTCACGGCCGAAACGGCTCGGCTCAAAGTCCAAGCGGCTGAAGACGCCTGGAACACGCGCGACCCGGAACGGGTCTCGCTCGCTTACACCGAAGACACCGAGTGGCGAAACCGTTCTGAATTCCTGCATGGGCGGGCTCAAGTGGTGGAGTTTCTGCGGCGAAAGTGGAGTCGCGAACACGACTACCGATTGCGCAAGGAGCTGTGGGCATTCACCGACAGTCGAATCGCGGTGCGATTCGAATATGAGTTTCACGACGAGTCCGGCCAGTGGTTTCGCGCCTACGGCAACGAGAACTGGGAGTTTACTCCGAGCGGACTCATGCAGCGACGCTTTGCGAGTATCAATGACTTGGCGATCACCGAGGCAGAACGGAAGTTTCGCTGGGAGCGCCCGGTTCCGGCCAAATGA
- a CDS encoding sigma 54-interacting transcriptional regulator has translation MNMDALQDIVLAMAEQRSVASVLQLVVEQIADVRRREAERDSEGGADVALVRLWLVRPGDICHTCRFRTECPDQTRCLHLAASAGRPHSSTEDWSRLDGDFRRFPIGVRKVGHIAATGQPVLVTQMAENTQWVVRPEWVRAEGMHTFAGLPLVFRGETLGVLGLFSRTPLDTRDFEKLGRFANHAAVAIANARAFEEIEHLKSRLEQENGYLRQEVTEALGVKDMIGSSPGLRKVMEQIQLVAATDAAVLITGESGTGKELVARAIHDGSSRHGRALIKVNCGAIPEALFESEFFGHVRGSFTGAIKDKPGRFELADGGTLFLDEIGEVPLSMQSKLLRVLQEQEIERVGDTRTRKLNVRIIAATNRDLKKEAEAGRFRQDLYYRLSVFPIEIPSLRERREDIAPIATHFVKLAARRLNRPLPRITPATLNQLTAQDWPGNVRELQNAVERAVILSRGGPLEFNLSPPTRLPSSSSSEVVTPGSRPLTREEWKRQERENIRAALEQAQGKVFGPGGAAELLGMKPTTLNSRIKALGLRRNTTPDKLPY, from the coding sequence ATGAACATGGATGCCCTGCAGGACATCGTCTTGGCCATGGCGGAACAGCGCTCCGTGGCGAGTGTGCTGCAGTTGGTTGTCGAACAGATCGCCGACGTTCGGAGGAGAGAGGCCGAGCGGGATTCGGAGGGAGGTGCTGACGTCGCTCTCGTGCGCCTCTGGCTGGTTCGTCCGGGGGACATTTGCCACACGTGTCGGTTTCGTACGGAATGTCCGGACCAAACTCGATGCCTTCATCTGGCCGCCAGCGCCGGACGACCACACAGCTCCACGGAGGACTGGTCCCGCCTCGATGGCGATTTTCGCAGGTTCCCCATCGGCGTACGCAAGGTAGGCCACATCGCTGCGACGGGGCAGCCGGTTTTAGTCACCCAGATGGCCGAGAACACCCAGTGGGTGGTGCGTCCAGAATGGGTCCGCGCCGAAGGGATGCATACGTTCGCCGGACTACCACTGGTGTTTCGCGGTGAAACCCTCGGCGTTCTGGGACTCTTCAGTCGAACCCCCTTAGACACGCGAGATTTCGAGAAGCTGGGACGGTTTGCCAACCACGCCGCGGTCGCCATTGCCAATGCGCGTGCGTTCGAGGAGATCGAGCACCTCAAATCCCGACTGGAACAGGAGAACGGCTATCTGCGTCAGGAAGTGACCGAGGCCTTGGGGGTCAAGGACATGATCGGCAGCAGCCCGGGGCTGCGCAAGGTGATGGAGCAAATTCAGCTGGTGGCCGCTACGGACGCCGCGGTACTGATCACCGGAGAGAGCGGTACGGGCAAGGAGCTCGTGGCGCGCGCTATCCACGATGGGAGTTCGCGGCACGGACGCGCGCTCATCAAGGTAAATTGTGGTGCCATCCCGGAGGCGCTCTTCGAGAGCGAGTTTTTCGGCCACGTCCGCGGTTCCTTCACCGGTGCGATCAAGGACAAACCCGGCCGCTTCGAGTTGGCCGACGGAGGCACGCTATTCCTCGACGAGATCGGCGAAGTTCCGCTGTCCATGCAATCGAAACTCCTGCGGGTCCTTCAGGAGCAAGAGATCGAGCGTGTCGGAGATACCCGCACGCGAAAGCTCAACGTCCGGATTATTGCCGCCACCAATCGCGATCTGAAGAAGGAAGCCGAAGCAGGCCGTTTCCGCCAGGACCTATACTATCGCCTCAGCGTTTTCCCCATCGAGATCCCCTCCCTGCGTGAACGGCGCGAAGACATTGCCCCGATCGCGACACATTTTGTGAAACTCGCCGCTCGTCGCCTCAACCGGCCTTTGCCGCGGATCACTCCCGCGACACTGAATCAGCTGACAGCACAAGACTGGCCCGGGAATGTCCGCGAGCTCCAAAACGCGGTGGAGCGAGCCGTCATTCTGTCGCGCGGTGGACCCTTGGAATTCAATCTTAGCCCACCTACTCGCCTCCCCTCGAGCTCGAGTAGCGAGGTGGTGACCCCAGGTTCTCGCCCCCTGACACGCGAGGAATGGAAGCGCCAGGAAAGGGAGAACATCCGAGCCGCCTTGGAGCAAGCGCAGGGGAAAGTATTCGGCCCCGGCGGAGCGGCGGAACTGCTCGGCATGAAGCCGACGACCCTGAACTCGCGGATCAAAGCGCTCGGCCTGCGCCGCAACACCACCCCAGACAAGCTACCATACTGA